The window TTCCCAATGCAAAGGCCTCCTTTGTTTGTTAATCCACCTTCTTCAATGTTcatgttttttaaaaatagatactGCAGAATATCAAGGCATCTCTACGTCTTCCTTTCTCTGAGCCGATTCTTACTCAGTTGCACCCTGATTGTATTGACTTATGCTCCAGACTATTGTCTATCAATCGAGGTCCGCGGATTTGTGTACTGTATCATTTGTATTGCATTCCTACCTCTTTTAAATTTGACAAATCTCCTTGTACCTGCAGAGAATCGGATCTCTTTCCAAGAGTTTTTTCAACATGACTTTTTGAAGATAGACGAAAGGGGGAGATGAGAGCTGCTGTTAGAGGTCAAAACATGCGGATATCTCACTGAGCGCAATTGCTCACCAGTTCAATCATCCATGTTTATATTGGATTCCGTTTTTCCTTTGTCACGCTAGTCAGATCAGCTTTTTTTCCGGCTGATTTACTCCAGGCTAGTCACAGTCGATCAGTTTAGAATCATCTAAAGATGTCATTTTCAGAAATCTACCCTTTATGCTTCATTTGTCTGTAAATGGTCATGATAACAATTGTACATCCTAGTTCTCTTTTCACAGATGATTCAGTCAAGTTTTACCCTTCTAATAACTAGCTTCAGTAGCTTCGACTCCTAAACTACTTACACTCTCCTTCTTCAAGCCTTTCATCTTTGGGCTTTGGCCATAAGAATTAAAGAACAATTAAATGGCTTTCTCCGAATTCTTCAAATTGATCATATCGAGCTGGGAAAATTTCTTCAGTATAACTAGAGTCGGTATCATTTGTCTCTAAAACCATCTAAATTCTCTTCCTCTAAAATTTCGTCATTCCTTGCCATCCGAATAAAGGGCAAATTCAAATTTGATTAAATGGAGTTTCATTCACCTCTTGGGCAGCTGTCGTTTGTTGACGTATTCAAAGTGCTCGGTCCAAAATCAGAAAATGAAGTCCTTAAGGTTGGTTAATAGTACAAGCCTTCCGTTGCCTATTTCTCAACAGCTATACATTCTATTTTAAGTTATCACTTACAGAGCGTGATTTCATGATTCAATAAACAAGAGGCTGTTGGTTTCCACTTTCTTGGTGCAAATAAGCAGCTGAAGTATATCAACATGAAGGAATTGAGAGGAGCAAAGCTTTGTGAAGATTTCCAACAGCTATGCCCTTGT of the Capsicum annuum cultivar UCD-10X-F1 unplaced genomic scaffold, UCD10Xv1.1 ctg66261, whole genome shotgun sequence genome contains:
- the LOC124893843 gene encoding serine/threonine-protein kinase ATG1t-like isoform X2, with translation MAPEILQFKKYDDKVDRWSLGAILFELLNGYPPFRDRTSVPNIKASLRLPFSEPILTQLHPDCIDLCSRLLSINRENRISFQEFFQHDFLKIDERGR
- the LOC124893843 gene encoding serine/threonine-protein kinase ATG1t-like isoform X1, with the translated sequence MAPEILQFKKYDDKVDRWSLGAILFELLNGYPPFRDRTSVPNIKASLRLPFSEPILTQLHPDCIDLCSRLLSINRGPRICVLYHLYCIPTSFKFDKSPCTCRESDLFPRVFST